CTCACACCAGGCAGAAGCCATCGTCAGCCGTTATGAAACATGGCGTACGCAAGGTTTGCCATTTGTGGGCCGCCTGACCGGCGTCGGCGCCATGCGCGGTATAGAGCTGGCCAGCGCCGATGGCACGCCCGCGTCCAAGCAACTGACCCAACTGCTGAGCCTGGCGCGGGACGCCGGCTTGCTGCTGATGCCCAGCGGCAAGTCGCGGCACATTATTCGGCTGCTGGCACCGCTGACCATCGAGCCTGCGGTGCTGGAGGAAGGCCTGGATATTCTCGAGGCCTGCCTCAAACAGCTGACTCAGTAGCGTGCGTCGGCGGGCTTGCCGCCGTTAGGCCAGTCTTTGACCTTGTCGGGGAAATCCGGACGCGGTTGACCGGAGAAGTACGCCGCCACGTCCACCGTTTCCTGGTCCGACAACCCGCCCTGCCCCAACGGGAATTTCTCGTGAAAGCCGATCGGCATATTGCGTTTGACGAACGCCGCCGCCGTGTAGGGCCGCGCCATGCCGGCGCCGATGTTGAACGACTGCTCGCCCCACAACGGCGGGTACACCAGCTCGCCATCGGCCCCCGCCAGGCCTTGGCCGTTGTCGCCATGGCACACCGCGCATTGCTTGGCGTACACCTGTTTGCCGTTCTCAAGGTCCGGTTTGATCGACGGGTCGATTTTGCCCACGCCACGCCCGGCGACTTTGTCTTCGGGGCGTGTGTTGTTTTTCATCCAGTCGAAGTAGGCGACCATCGCCTGCATATCCGCCGATTGCGGCGGCAGGGGCTTGCCATTCATCGAACGGCGGAAGCAGCCGTTGATGCGTTCTTCCAACGTAACCACCTTGCCCGCGCGTGGCGCGTAGCTGGGGAAGAACGCCGACACGCCCACAAACGGCGAGCCGTCCGCCACGGTGCCGGCGTTGAGATGGCAACTGGTGCAATTGAGCGCGTTGCCGACGTTGTTCGGCAGCAGCGCTTTGGTTTGCAGGTGCAGGCGCATGCCGCGAATCACTTGGTCGGCATTCGGCGCGGCGAGTAAATCGGCCAGGCGTGGGGTTTCGAAAGCCGACGAATCAGTGGTGGCGGGGTTGAGTTGGTCACGCAGTTTTTTCACTTGGGCGGCGCTGATCGGCGTGCCCTCGTTGCCCCAGCGGGTGCGCACGAAGCTCAGGATCTCGGCGATTTCCGGGTCCGCCAAGCGGCTGAAACCCGGCATGGTGTAGACCCGTGGGTGGGTGGCGGTTTGCGCGGTTTCCCAGCCGGTCAGGGTGATGTGCAGCAGCGAGGTCGGGTTGTTGGCCGCGATGCTTGGGTTGCCGGCCAGCGGCGGGAACACGCCTTTCACGCCGCCGCCGTCGCTGCGGTGGCAGTCGCTGCAAAACTGCATGTAACCCAGGCCGCCACGGCTGGTGAACAGGTCCGCCGGTGGCGCTGCGGGGCCGTGGGCGACCGACGGCATTGGCAGATCATCTTTGCCCGGCGGCAGGGATTTGAGGTAGCTGGCAATGGCCGTAAGGTCTTCGTCGCTGAAATGCTGAGTGCTGTGGTGAATCACGTCAGCCATATTGCCGGCCACCGTGGCAAAACGGTTCTGCCCGGTCTTGAGCAGTTGCACGGTGTCTTCCACCGTCCACAGGTTGCGCAGGCTCATGGCGCGCCAGTGTTCAACGGTTTCGCCGGCCAGGTAATGCTGGCCGCTGCGGCCGTCATCACTCATGGCTTTTTCCTGGAAGGCAATGCCGCGTGGCGTGTGACAGGAGCCGCAATGGCCCAGGCCCTGGACCAGGTAGGCGCCACGGTTGAGCACCTCGTTACGGTTCGGGTCCGGCTGGAACGGCTGCTTGTCGAGAAAAGCAAAATTCCACAGCGCCAGGCCCCAGCGTTGGTTGAACGGGAAGCCCATGTCCGCTTCGAGGTTGGCCTGCTGCACGGGTTCGACGCCTTGCATCAGGTAGGCGTAGAGGGCGCGCATGTCCTGCTCGCTCATTTTGGCGTAGGACGGGTACGGCATCGCCGGGTAAAGATTCATGCCTGTCGGCGTTACGCCTTCGCGCATCACTTTGTCGAACTGCTCGAAGGTGTAGGCGCCGATACCGGTCTCACGGTCGGGGGTGATGTTGCTCGAATAGATCGTGCCCATCGGCGTGCTCAGCTCCAGCCCACCGGCCATCACCTTGCCTTGCTTGGCCGTGTGGCAGGCGATGCAGTCGCCCAGTTGCGCAACGTATTTACCGTGTTCGATTTCGGTGGGAGCGGCGTGCAGAGGTAGCGCCAGACACAGCGTCGCCCCCAGCAAGGCCAGGCGTGGCAGGGAGAAGGCCATGGCATTAATCCTTTAATAACCTGGCGTGGAGTGGTCCCCTCGGCGCAGGTAGGTCATCGTTTTTATGGGTTTATCAGGCCTGCGTGTTGTAACGGGTTTTGCGGCGTGGGGTGTTGATGTGGGTCAGGGGCGAATTGATGGACATAACCGTGAAGACTCAAGGATTATCCACCGCCTACCCACACTGCAAGGAAGCACCCCATGCTCGATATCCTCCAAGGCACGCCCCTTTGGGTGTACGCCGTTTACCTGTGGATTTGTTATTACGGCATCAAGGCCTGCCTGGGCGGGCGGGAGAATCGTCGCTCGTTGATGATTCTGCCGGTGGTGTTGGTGGTGTGGTCGCTGATGTCGCTGGCGCCGTCGATACTGTCGAGCAGTGCTTGGGTCGGCGGCGCGCTGGTCGGCAGCCTGGTGGGTATGCTGTTGTTCAACGCCGACGGCGCGCAGCTCGCTGCCAATGGCGAAACGCTGGTGTTGCCGGGCACCTGGAAAACTTTACTCATCTCGCAGCTGTTCTTTGCCGTGAAGTATTACTTCGGCTATCAGCAGGCGGTGCATCCGCTGTTTTTGAGCACGCCAGAGATGCTGGTGGCGGTGGGCGCTGTGTCGGGGTTTACCGTTGGTCTGTTCTGCGGGCGGGCCGTGCGGTTGCAGCGGGCGTTGACGGCGTTGCGCCGTGATAAGGCCGTTGTGCTGCCTTGACCTGATCTGCGAGGCCACTGAAAATGCGCGACGCTTTTTTGTCCCGTTTACTGAAGTAGTGAAATTTCAATGTCCGATTCTTACACCGAACACTCCACCGAAGAATCCGTAACAGCCCTGCGATCCAAGGCTGAATACGAAAACGCCATCAATCTTTCACAGCATGTGCCGGCGGCCAAGATCATCAGCGAGATGGTGCTGGACGCGTTCCACACCTCCAAGGAAAGCGACCAGATCCGCGAGCTGCGCGTGGCCATCCGCCAGGCCCACGACGCCTTTGACGACGACAAGGCCTACGACCTGATGGGCCAGCTCAAGCAGCTCAAAGACGCCGAGGCCGCCGACAACATCGCCCTGGAAGACCTCAGCAGCAAATTCTCGATCAGCCGCATCTTGTCCAGCTTCAAGGACGACCCCGAGTTCCAGGAACTGGTCTACAGCCTGGCGCTCAAGGTACTGAACCAGTCCCACCAGGCGATCAGTAACCCAAGCGCCGGCAAGAGCAAGGCCTCGCGGCCGAAAAAAGAAACCGAAGTGTTTGTGATCAGCAAGGACGGCATCAGCGTTACGCTGCCGCTGCGCACGCCGCGTTCCAAGTTGAACGTCGACCGTGAGGCGTTGGAGTTCCTGGGCTTTACGTTTGTGGGCGAAGGCAGCGAGGCGGAACTGGAAAGTGAAACCTTCGTCGACAACAGTGGCGAAGAGCAGCCCGTCACGCGCAAAAGCATCGTGACCGCGCTGCAACAGCAAAGCGCCTTTGACGGCTACGCCATCGCCGCGCAGTAAGCGGCGGATGCAATAAGGCGCGCGCGCAATGCGTTGCGCCTTGTGCCGTTTACGCTTCCTTGTTCCATAACACCGCCGAACCTTTCATTACGCCCACCGCGACCGCGAACAGCAGCAAGACAAGCCCTGCCAGCAACCACGGCGACGGCAATGATGGCTGCGAGACCAACATAAACGCCAACGACGGCGCGACCATCACGCCGATATTCACCCCCGCCGCGTAATAACCCAGGTTGCGGTCCACGGTATGGCGGCTGGAAATGCTGCTGACGTAATGGGTGATGCCCGGGAACACGATCATCTCGCCCAGGCTCCACAGCACCGTGGCCAGCATCAACAGTGCCCCGACCTGACCAAACCCCATCAAGAAAAAACCGACGCCAGCCAGCAGGAAACCGGCGATCAGCGCGCGGCTGCTCGACAGGTGCGCCATGCGCAGGTTGATCGGCACTTCGAACACAATCACCAGCAACGCGTTGATGAAGAAGATGATGCCCACGTAATACGCCGGCAGTTCGGTGTAGTTGATGATGTACGCCGACAGAAAGGTCGGTGGCAATGCGTAGGCCACGTGAACCGGCAGTGCCGCCAGCAGAATCACCAGCAGCCGCGAGCGCTCATGGAGCGCGGCCTCCGGTAAGCCCTCGCCTTTGCCGGCCACCGCCGCGCCGTGTGCCTCGGGCTTTGAGCGCGCGAGATACAGGCAGGCGGCGAAGGCCAGCAGGGACAACAGCGCATTGATGTAGAACACCGCGTCGGGATGGCTCAGGAACACCAGGCTGCCCAGCAAGGGCCCGATGGCCATGCCCACGTTGATCGCCAGGCGGTTGCAGGAAAACGCCACTTTGCGCGTCTCCAACGTGCTATGGGCCACGGTTTCGGAAAACGTCGCCGGCGTGAAGGCCTCGTAGCAGGCGCCCCACAGAAACGACAACACCAACAGGGCGAGCGGGTTATCCACCGAGGGGATGACCAGCAGCAGCAAGGCATTGAGCAGCAACGCGCCGAGGATCACGCGGTTGGCGGAAAAGCGCTTGATCACCGCACCGATGATCAGGTCGGTGCACAGCGCACCCGCACCGTACACGCCCACCAACACGCCTGCGGTGGCTGCCGATACGGCGTGCTGGTGAATCAGGTACGCCGCGTAGAAAGGAAACGCCAGGGTGCCCATGCGGAACACCAGCGTAATCACGAACAAGGCCTGCAGTCGGGCATTCAGGCCGCGTAATGCGCGATAGGTGCCCATCAGCAAGGCCCGCTGCAACAGATGTCGACCAAGGCTATATAACGTTTCATGCGGCTGTCCCTTCGCAATGGTGATGCCGGTTGATCCGGCGTCACACTCAAGGCTTGGGAACGTAATGCAGCACTGCCGGGCCAACAAGCTGCCCATAAGGACAGGTAAGGTCAGGACGGGTGGCGGATATAGCCAAGCTGCAGGGCCTTGCGGATCGCCGATTTACCGTTGGTAACATCCAGCTTGGCAAAGATGTTCTTCATATGAAACTTGACCGTGTGCGACGTCATCGACGTCAACAGCGCCACTTCGTTGTAGGTCTTGCCCAGGCTGGCCCAGGTCAGCACTTCGGTTTCGCGCGGCGTCAGCAGCGTTTGTGGCTCAACGGCCGCGTGCTGTTCCAAGGCCTCGTCATACACCGACACCAGCAGCATCTGCAGCTCACTCTGGAAAGCCTGCACGGTTTCGCGAAACTGTTGTTCCTCGCCGAAGCTGCACAGGTTGAGGACCGAGTAGAACCCCCGATTGCCATGCACGATGAAACTCGCGCCCTCCCCCACCGGCTTGCACGGGCCCGGCACTGGCAACGCTTCGTCGGCCGGGGCGAGCAGGTTCTCATCGCTCCAGAAAAACGGCTTGATGCGCTTACGGGTCAGGGCAACCAGCTCGCCACGCCGGTAGAAATCATCCGCGGTATCGGACGGTTCCAGGGCATCGGGGTAATTGGAAATAATCTGCGCTTCGTCCAGCGGCGGCCCGCACTGGTAGACCTCGAAGTGCCCCAGGCCACGGCGGCTCAGCTCGGTATCGAGCAATTGCCGCACCTCTTCGGGTTCCAGGGGCGTGGGCGTGTCGGGGTGTCCATTGCGTCGCATGCGTATCGTCCTTGATCATTGAACCCGGTCGAGAATGCGGCATGCCTTGCGCGCCTGTCCAGGCCTTAAGCACTCACCACCTGCGCCGCGAATACCTCGCGAAAGCGCTGCATCTCGTGCTTATTGCCCACCGTCACGCGTACCCAGTGCGGCCAGTCCTTCCACACTCGCCCGATCAACACGCCATGTGCGGCGAGCTTCTCGATCACCTGCTCGGCCGGTTGCTTCACATCGATCATGAAGCAGTTGCTCTGCGACGCGGTACAGGTGAACCCCCGGCCCTTGAGCCACGCCACGGTCTCGTCGCGCAACTGGGCATTGAGCGCCTTGCGCTGTGGCAGCAGCTTGATGTCTTCCAGACTCGCTCGGGCGCCCAGCAGCGTAGAAGCCGCCGGCACGTTGTCGCCACCAAACACCGCCAGCCGTTCCAGCAGCGTCGGGTGGCCGATCGCCAGGCCCAGGCGTGCACCGGCCATGCCGTAGATTTTCGAGAAGGTACGCAGCACCAGCAAATCGTCGTGGTCCTTGACCCAACTGACCACGCTTGGCGTGTCGGAAAAATCGATATAGGCCTCGTCCACCACCAGCACACAGCCTTGGGGTTTGTTCACCAGCGCCTGACGGATCGCCTCGGTCGGGGTGATGGTGCCGGTCGGGTTGTTGGGGTTGCACAGGTAGAACATGCCCGCGTGGGGATCGGCGGCGAGCATCGCCGGTACGTCATGGGCGTGGCGGGCGTCGAGGCTCACTTCATGAACCTGAGTCTTGCAGGATTCGGCGGCCTGGCGCGGCACTTCGTAGGACGGTGTGGCCATGACCAGGCCACGCGTGTCGCGGGTGAATGCCAGCACCGCGTAGCGCAGGGCGGCCATGGAACCGGCAAACACCGCGACGTTTTCTTCGGTGATGCCCTGCTGCTGGGCGAACAACGCGGCTAGCGCGTACATGTCCGGGTAGGGATAACGCCCCGACGTCGCGACCCCGCGCTGCATGGCCTCACGCGCAGCGCTTGAAGGGCCGTAGGGGCTTTCGTTGTAGTTGAGCCGCACCTTGTCAGGCGTCGCCGGCGCCGGGGCGGCGAGCGCCCAATCCAGACGCCCGAGCACGGGCAGGGCCGCACCGAGGGCGAGAAGGGACCGACGACTTACGCTGACCATGGGGCTACTCCTTGTAGACGGGTGATCGATTCGCACAGTGCGTACAAGGAAGTATGACGAGGAAGGTGTCGGCTGATTTAACCGGGCTCCGGGGAATCAGCTCTCCAGGTAGTCGGCAATGGGATAGCGCGCGCACAGGGCTTCAACCTCTGAACGCGTCTGCTCGCAAACTGCAGGCTCCAGGTGGTATTCCTGCTCGCCCAGCGGTGTCACACCGTCCAGCACCCGGCAAACCAGCGCGATGACCTGGCGGCAGCCTTCACGGTCCAGCCTGCGCTGTGCCATGGAGCCGGTGCCGATACACAACCCGCTGGTCACCAACGACGAGCGCGTCTCGCCTGGCACGCGATGCTTGTTCACGACGATGGCGCACTGCTCCAGCGCCGACTCGGCGATAGCCCCGGTCATGGCGCCTTGCAGGCGGATCAACAGCGTATGGTTTTCACTGCGCCCGCCGACCACGTCGTAGCCTTTGGCCTGAAACGCGCTGGCGGCCTCATCGGCAAGTGTACGAACCCGGCCCATGCAGGCGTCGAATTGCGCCGATTTCGCGTAACCCAGCGCGGCGGCTTTTGCCGCGATCAGGTTGACCGCCGGCGCGCCCTGCATGCGCGGAAACACGGCCTGATCGAGTACGCGACTGAAGGTCGAGCGCAAGCCGGGCACTTTGGTGTTGGCGTCGCGGCCCGACAGAATCAGCCCGCCGCGAGGGCCGCCGAGTTGTTTGTGGGTGCAGGTGACGGTGACGTGGGCGGCGTTGATCGGGTTCGGGTGACGCCCCGTCGCCACCAGCCCGGCGATATGGGAAATGTCCGCCAACAGGATCGCGCCCGCCTCATCGGCAATCGCGCGAAACCGCTCGAAGTCCACCACCCGCGAGTAAGCCGACGCACCACAGATGATGATGCGTGGCCGATGTGCCAACGCCAGGCTGCGCACCTGCGCGTAGTCGATCAGGCCATCGGCATCGGTGCCGTAGCGAATGGCCTTGTAGTAGGCACCCGTGAACACCGCCGGGCTGCCAAGGGTGAGATCACCGCCGTGGTCGTGGGCCATGCCGAGCAAGGTATCGCCAGGCTCCAGCAGCGCGCTGAGTACTTGGGCAATCGCGTTGGAGGCCGAGTGCGACTGCACACTGGCGTAGTGGGCGTCGAACAGTTCGCGTGCGCGGCGAATGGCCAGGGCTTCGACCAGGTCGACGTTTTCGCAGCCGGCACGCTGACGTTTGCCCGGCATGCCTGCGGCGCTCACATTGACCAATGCCGAGGCACACGCCACCAGCGTTCGCGGTGTGACCGCGCAGGAAGAGGAAACCAGAGACAGGGTGCGGTGCTGGCGCAAGACCTCGGCATCGAGGAGGCTCGCCAGCTCGAAATCTTCAGTGTGCAGATCGGCCAGGCCACGACGCAGCAAGTCGGCCTGGTCTTTGAGGTGTGCGGTGTTGACTGCCATCGGTGCGGGTCCCTTCCTGGGCGTTGCATGCCGGTCCATCCTGAACCGCGGGCTTTTATTAAACAGGAAATTAAACAGGAAATTAAACATTTTCCAAATTTAATGTGCTTTTTTGCCCGACCGGAACCGAGCGTCGGCGCAGGAACAGCGCACCCGGGACTTTATTGTTAGGGCCCACGCATGCAACACTCCCGCCGCCGCGACGCCGCACGCGCCGCGCACAGGGAAGGCATGACTAAAAGGAAGTGGTGAGCACGTGATACACAGACGGGAAAAAACCGAGCACTTGAAGAGCAACATCAAGTACTTGATCAAAAGCCGCGGCGAAACGCAGCTGTCGTTATGCAGTGCCGCCGGCCTGACCAGGACCACCATCTACAACATCCTGGAAGGCAAGGTCGTCAACGTCCAGCAGTCCACCATTCGCAAGATTTCGGATTTCTTCGGTGTCTCTTACGACGAAATTGAAACCATCGATTTTGAAGCCAAGGAAATCATCGAGAGCAGTGTTTCCCCCCAGGGCAACATGAACCCGGCGGCCGTGCCGATCCTCACGGAAAGCCTGGTGATCCAGAACCTGGACAAGCGCATTGGCGAACTGGCGACGCTGTACCCGCTGACCTACTACTTCGGCACCTCGCATAACCTGATCGCGGTGCGCCTGGAACGCGCGATCCCCGGCATCAATGAGCCGGGTGATCTATTGATCGTGCAAAAAGGCTCGTCGAGCGACGGCAAAGAAAAGCTGGTGTACGACCGCGCCACCAAACGCATGCTGATCACCCTTGAAGCCTCTGCCCACTCGGACCGCCTGTGCGTGGTCGGCGATATCATCGAGGAGCGCTTCAATGACCACGTATGAAGCCGGCATCGAAAACAGCAAATACAAACTGCTGGGCTTTGAAAATGACAAGCGCCTGGCGGTGATCATGGTGATCGCCACGGGCAAGGTCATCAAGATGAAACTGAGCGAAGTACTCAACAGCGAAATAATGGACAATTTAAACAAAATGGAAGTTAAGAACATGTACAAGAAGTTTTATTCGCAGGGCGGGGCACTCACCGCCTACGATATAAACGACCGCAATGAAAGCTCCTGGATGATTTACATCATTCTGAACTTGCTGCTCTTCACGTTTTATATCTTCACCAGCATTGCCGCGACTAAGCCGCTGTACCTGGAGTCGCTGGGCATCATCGTTACGCCGGGCACGTTTCTGTATCCGCTGACCTTTTTGATCGTGGATTTGCTTAACGAGCAATTCGGCCTGCGCCTGGCCAGAAGGGCCATTTTGTTTGCGTTTGCCAGCAACGCGATGATCATCATCTTGCTGTATGGCTCGACCTTTCTACCGGGGCTGCCGGGCTGGAAGCTGGACGGGCCGTATAACGACGTGATCATTCAAGTGTCTTCGGTTCTGGTCGCCTCCTCCGTGTCGTTCCTGGTGTCGGAGAATATAAACTCGTACTTGCTGTGCAAGATCAAGGAACTGACCAATTCCAAATACTTGTACCTGCGCATTTTCTTCAGCACGTTCTTTGCGGTGATTATCGACAGCTTCCTGTTTTGCTTCATCGCCTTTTACGGCGCGATGCAGACCAGTGACATCCTGAGCATGATCTACGTGCAGATTGCGATCAAAGTGGGTTTTGCGTTCTTCAACATCGCACCGGCCTATGGGGCGCGTGCGTTGTTCAAGCGCTGGATTACCGGCAGCGCTGCCTGACACTTAATCGGCTGTGCAATGCGAACTAAATGTGGGAGCGGGCTTGCTCGCGAATACGGAGTGTCAGTCAACTCATCTGTAACTGACACACCGCATTCGCGAGCAAGCCCGCTCCCACATTAAACCTTAGCCCAGCTGCAACTTCTGCTTCAGGCTCTGCATCACATCAGCCTTGTTCTGCAAATACTCATTCAAACCGCGTGCACGCAGGTTGCACGCGTCGCAGTTGCCGCAGCCACTGCCGATAACGCCGTTGTAGCAGGTGAGCGTCTGGTGACGCACCAGCTCCAACTGGTTGTGGTAGTCGGCCAAGGCCCAGGTTTCGGCCTTGTTCAGCCACATCAACGGCGTGTCCAGGCGCAGCTTGTATTCCATGCCCAGCTCGAGTGCCTTGTTCAACGCTTTGACGAATTCGTCACGGCAGTCGGGGTAGCCCGAGAAGTCGGTTTCGCACACGCCGGTGATGACGGTTTCGGCCTTCACCTGGTAGGCGTAGATCGACGCCAATGTGAGGAACAGAATATTGCGGCCCGGCACAAAGGTGCTTGGCAGGCTGCCACCAGAGCTGTCCACGGTCGGTACGGGAATGTTGTCGCGGGTCAGGCTGCTGATGGCCAGTTCGTTGAGCAAGGACACGTCCATGACTTTGTGGACAGTGGCGCCCAGCTGCTTGGCGAGCTTCTGGGCCACTTCGATTTCCGCCACATGGCGCTGGCCATAGTCGAAGGTGATGCAGTGCACTTCGTCGTACAGCGGCAGTGCCTGGATCAGACAGGTCGTGGAGTCCTGCCCGCCACTGAACACCATCACGGCTTTTTTAGTCATTACGTTGCTTCCTGCAGTTTAAAAATGTGGGAATAGTTTAAAGGCCCAGCCATAAAAAACCCCGCGCTTCTTTCGAAGGCGGGGTTTTTTAATGCTCGATGACTCAGTGTGCGTAGGTCAGCAACAGCTCTTTCGGCACTTGGAAATCCAGGGACATCATCACGCTGAGCGCGGTGATGGTGAAGATCGAGAACACGAACAGCTTGCGCGCCCAGACGGTGTCGTCCACCGCCTTGTAGCCGGTCCAGGCCATGTACAACCAGTACATGCCCATGGCCGCCGCGACGGCGAGGTAGCTCATGCCGGCGTAGCCACTGAAGGTCAACATCAAGGTCGCCACGAGGAAGGCCAGGATGTAGAGCAGGATGTGTTTCTTGGCGACCTGGATGCCACGTTTGACCGGCAGAACCGGAATCGAAGCAGCCAGGTAGTCATTGAAGCGGAAGATCGCGATGGCATACGAGTGCGGCATCTGCCACAGGCTGAACATCACCAGCAGCACCAGCGCGGCCATGTCGAAGCTATTGGTCACAGCCACATAACCAATCACCGGTGGCATCGCGCCCGACAGGCTGCCCACCAGCGTGCCGTGAACCGACTTGCGCTTGAGGTACAGGCTGTAGAGGCCGACGTAGATGACAAAACCGATCACGGCAAACAGCGCCGCCAGCGGGTTGGCCACCTTGTACAACAATGCCACGCCTGCAACACCCAGGACGGTCGCGAACAGCAGTGCCAGTTTCAGGGAGATCAGGCCCTGGACCAGCACGCGGTTCTTGGTGCGTTCCATCTTGATATCGATGTCGCGGTCGATGCAGTTGTTGAACACACAACCGGAAGCTACCACCAGGGAAGTGCCGATCATTGCAGCCAGGAAAATGGCCAGATCGACATGTCCCTTGGAGGCCAGGAAAAAACCGCCTGCCACAGAAAGCACGTTACCGAAAATGATCCCAGGTTTGGTGATTTGGATAAAGTGCTTAAGCGACATCGGGTTTTACCTCACTTCGCCATCATGAACGTATGGATGCTGAACATGATCCAGATCGACAGACCAACCAGCAGCAGGATCACAAGGCCTGCGAACACAAATGCAATCACGTTATCGCGCTGCTCTTTGGAACGGTCCAGGTGCAGGAAGTACACCAGGTGAACCAAAACCTGAATCACCGCGAACGCCAGAACGATCATCAAGGTGATCGACTTCGGCAGGGTCGGGTACATCACCAGACCGAACGGGATGAGCGTCAGGATTACCGACAGGATGAAGCCGATGGCGTACGACTTAACGCTGCCGTGGCTCGCATCATGGCTGTCATGGTCATGGGAGTGTGCATTAGCCATTACAGAGTCCCCATCAGGTAAACAACGGTGAAGACGCAGATCCAGACCACGTCCAGGAAGTGCCAGAACAGGCTCAGGCAGCTCAGGCGAGTCTTGTTGGTGTTGGTCAGGCCGTGTTTATTGACCTGATACATCATCACCGCCATCCACAGCAGGCCGGCAGATACGTGCAGACCGTGGGTGCCTACCAGCGTGAAGAACGCGGACAGGAAGCCGGAACGGTGCGGGCCGTAGCCTTCGGAGATCAGCAGGTGGAACTCGTTGATCTCCATGCCGATGAAGCCCAGGCCGAACAGGAAGGTCAGTGCCAACCAGCTCAGTACGCCTTTCTTGCTGCCCTTGTAGAAGGCCAGCATGGCGAAGCCGTAGGTGATCGAACTGAACAACAGCAAGGCGGTTTCGCCGAGCACGTAAGGCAGTTCGAAGATGTCGTGGCCCGACGGGCCACCCGCTACGTTGTTTACCAGTACCGCGTACACCGCGAAGATCGACGCAAACAAGATGCAGTCGGTCATCAGGTAGAGCCAGAAACCGAATACGGTCATTGGCCCCGAGTCGTGGTGATGGTCATCGTGCCCATGGTCATCGACATGGGCGTGTCCAGCATTGGTCACTAAGTTCGACATGGTTTAAGCCTGTTCCAACGAGGTTTCTACACGGTTGGCCGGGATTTTCTTCTCGGCTACCAGGCGAGCGTGTTGCTCGGCTTCGATGCGCTCGATCGTCTCGACCGGCACCATGTAGCCTTGATCATCACGGGCAGCGTGAATGATGAAGTAACCGATGGTGCCTACCAGGCCCACGATTGCCAGCCACCAGATGTGCCAGATCATCGCGAAACCGAACACGGTCAACAGCGCGCCCATCACCACGCCAGTGGCGGTGTTGTTCGGCATGTGGATCGGCTCGTAGTGCTTAGGTTGCTGGTACGCAGTACCGTCTTCCTTGGCTTCGGTGAACGCATCGATCGTGTTCGCAGTAGGAATCACAGCGAAGTTGTAGAACGGCGGAGGCGACGAAGTCGACCATTCCAGGGTGTGACCATTCCATGGGTCGCCGGATTCGCAAGCGTTCTGCTTACGGTCACGGATACTCACGTACAGCTGGATCAGCTGGCAGGCGATACCGGCAGCGATCATCAACGCACCGAACATGGCGACGTACAGGTACGGCACCCACTCAGGGTTGGTGGTGGCGTTCAGACGACGGGTCATGCCCATGAAGCCCAATGCGTAGAGCGGCATGAACGCGACGAAGAAGCCCGAGATCCAGAACCAGAATGCAGCCTTGCCCCAACCTTCGTGCAGCTTGAAGCCGAACGCTTTCGGGAAGTAGAAGCTGAAACCAGCGATGTAACCGAATACAGCACCAC
The sequence above is a segment of the Pseudomonas sp. R76 genome. Coding sequences within it:
- a CDS encoding DUF6622 family protein, producing MLDILQGTPLWVYAVYLWICYYGIKACLGGRENRRSLMILPVVLVVWSLMSLAPSILSSSAWVGGALVGSLVGMLLFNADGAQLAANGETLVLPGTWKTLLISQLFFAVKYYFGYQQAVHPLFLSTPEMLVAVGAVSGFTVGLFCGRAVRLQRALTALRRDKAVVLP
- the ptaA gene encoding pyoverdine biosynthesis transaminase PtaA — translated: MVSVSRRSLLALGAALPVLGRLDWALAAPAPATPDKVRLNYNESPYGPSSAAREAMQRGVATSGRYPYPDMYALAALFAQQQGITEENVAVFAGSMAALRYAVLAFTRDTRGLVMATPSYEVPRQAAESCKTQVHEVSLDARHAHDVPAMLAADPHAGMFYLCNPNNPTGTITPTEAIRQALVNKPQGCVLVVDEAYIDFSDTPSVVSWVKDHDDLLVLRTFSKIYGMAGARLGLAIGHPTLLERLAVFGGDNVPAASTLLGARASLEDIKLLPQRKALNAQLRDETVAWLKGRGFTCTASQSNCFMIDVKQPAEQVIEKLAAHGVLIGRVWKDWPHWVRVTVGNKHEMQRFREVFAAQVVSA
- a CDS encoding c-type cytochrome; the protein is MAFSLPRLALLGATLCLALPLHAAPTEIEHGKYVAQLGDCIACHTAKQGKVMAGGLELSTPMGTIYSSNITPDRETGIGAYTFEQFDKVMREGVTPTGMNLYPAMPYPSYAKMSEQDMRALYAYLMQGVEPVQQANLEADMGFPFNQRWGLALWNFAFLDKQPFQPDPNRNEVLNRGAYLVQGLGHCGSCHTPRGIAFQEKAMSDDGRSGQHYLAGETVEHWRAMSLRNLWTVEDTVQLLKTGQNRFATVAGNMADVIHHSTQHFSDEDLTAIASYLKSLPPGKDDLPMPSVAHGPAAPPADLFTSRGGLGYMQFCSDCHRSDGGGVKGVFPPLAGNPSIAANNPTSLLHITLTGWETAQTATHPRVYTMPGFSRLADPEIAEILSFVRTRWGNEGTPISAAQVKKLRDQLNPATTDSSAFETPRLADLLAAPNADQVIRGMRLHLQTKALLPNNVGNALNCTSCHLNAGTVADGSPFVGVSAFFPSYAPRAGKVVTLEERINGCFRRSMNGKPLPPQSADMQAMVAYFDWMKNNTRPEDKVAGRGVGKIDPSIKPDLENGKQVYAKQCAVCHGDNGQGLAGADGELVYPPLWGEQSFNIGAGMARPYTAAAFVKRNMPIGFHEKFPLGQGGLSDQETVDVAAYFSGQPRPDFPDKVKDWPNGGKPADARY
- a CDS encoding MFS transporter; translation: MGTYRALRGLNARLQALFVITLVFRMGTLAFPFYAAYLIHQHAVSAATAGVLVGVYGAGALCTDLIIGAVIKRFSANRVILGALLLNALLLLVIPSVDNPLALLVLSFLWGACYEAFTPATFSETVAHSTLETRKVAFSCNRLAINVGMAIGPLLGSLVFLSHPDAVFYINALLSLLAFAACLYLARSKPEAHGAAVAGKGEGLPEAALHERSRLLVILLAALPVHVAYALPPTFLSAYIINYTELPAYYVGIIFFINALLVIVFEVPINLRMAHLSSSRALIAGFLLAGVGFFLMGFGQVGALLMLATVLWSLGEMIVFPGITHYVSSISSRHTVDRNLGYYAAGVNIGVMVAPSLAFMLVSQPSLPSPWLLAGLVLLLFAVAVGVMKGSAVLWNKEA
- a CDS encoding helix-turn-helix transcriptional regulator, whose translation is MRRNGHPDTPTPLEPEEVRQLLDTELSRRGLGHFEVYQCGPPLDEAQIISNYPDALEPSDTADDFYRRGELVALTRKRIKPFFWSDENLLAPADEALPVPGPCKPVGEGASFIVHGNRGFYSVLNLCSFGEEQQFRETVQAFQSELQMLLVSVYDEALEQHAAVEPQTLLTPRETEVLTWASLGKTYNEVALLTSMTSHTVKFHMKNIFAKLDVTNGKSAIRKALQLGYIRHPS